In a genomic window of Candidatus Bathyarchaeota archaeon:
- a CDS encoding ABC transporter ATP-binding protein, which translates to MTRRRPETFHIQSLKRTYNRQTDTFTINLSYTTAPPTLTPRTKEVAEAFGLGADQTREFTLYQDLAIHIRPTDLVLITGDSGSGKSALLKALKADLGADAADADDLKIDPDTPIIETIGKNTSDAIEALSQVGLNDAFLFLRPYRELSEGQKHRYQTALLAASGKPFWVIDEFTSTLDRDTAKILAFNLQKQARRMGAAVIAATTHRDLQRDFAPNVHIHKRYGKEVTVKYHPNAHTDACSLTRQMTIQAGTTADYKQLSQFHYRTSRLPPPKKVFCLKRKNELCGVIVYSNPPPMCFGRKKVWQGNLQQLNREVAAISRVVMHPKYRSISLGAKLVHDTLPFVGVANVEAVAVMAKYNPFFEKAGLKKIAQSSPNRHVNEALARLEALGFDAALMGSEGYNLQKLRCIGVEAVVELLVELSLRDATIRRRLVSLHDVYPRHDEFVAKIADCNVEGLAAALKRLSFCAQPKVYLYWSQKDA; encoded by the coding sequence TTGACGCGGCGTCGCCCCGAAACCTTCCACATCCAGAGCCTCAAACGCACCTACAACCGCCAAACCGACACATTCACCATAAACCTCAGCTACACCACCGCCCCGCCCACCCTAACGCCCCGCACCAAAGAAGTCGCCGAAGCCTTCGGACTTGGCGCGGATCAGACCCGCGAGTTCACCCTCTACCAAGACCTCGCCATCCACATCCGCCCCACAGACCTCGTGCTCATCACAGGTGACAGCGGAAGCGGCAAAAGCGCACTGCTCAAAGCCCTCAAAGCCGATTTAGGCGCCGACGCAGCAGACGCAGACGACCTAAAAATAGACCCAGACACCCCAATAATCGAAACCATCGGAAAAAACACATCCGACGCCATCGAAGCCCTTAGTCAAGTCGGCTTAAACGACGCCTTCCTTTTCTTGCGTCCGTATCGGGAACTTAGCGAGGGACAAAAACACCGCTACCAAACCGCGCTTTTGGCGGCGTCGGGGAAGCCGTTTTGGGTAATTGACGAATTCACCAGCACGCTTGACCGTGACACCGCCAAGATTTTAGCCTTTAACCTACAAAAACAAGCCCGCCGCATGGGCGCCGCAGTCATAGCCGCCACCACGCATCGTGACCTCCAACGCGACTTCGCCCCCAACGTACACATCCACAAACGCTACGGCAAAGAAGTCACCGTAAAATACCACCCAAACGCCCACACAGATGCCTGCAGCCTAACCCGACAAATGACTATCCAAGCAGGCACAACCGCCGACTACAAACAACTCAGCCAATTCCACTACCGCACCAGCAGATTGCCGCCTCCCAAAAAAGTGTTTTGCCTAAAACGCAAAAACGAACTCTGCGGCGTCATCGTCTACAGCAACCCCCCACCGATGTGCTTTGGACGCAAAAAAGTCTGGCAAGGCAACTTGCAGCAACTCAACCGAGAAGTCGCAGCAATTAGCCGCGTGGTGATGCATCCCAAATATCGCAGCATAAGCCTCGGTGCCAAACTTGTCCACGATACCTTGCCCTTTGTGGGGGTAGCCAACGTGGAGGCGGTTGCGGTTATGGCGAAGTATAACCCGTTTTTTGAGAAGGCAGGCCTAAAAAAAATCGCCCAAAGCAGTCCCAATCGACACGTAAATGAGGCGTTGGCGCGGCTTGAAGCGTTAGGTTTCGACGCTGCTTTGATGGGTTCGGAAGGCTACAACCTACAGAAGCTTCGATGCATCGGGGTTGAAGCGGTGGTTGAGTTGTTGGTGGAGCTTTCTTTGCGTGACGCGACTATCCGACGCCGACTGGTAAGCCTACACGATGTTTATCCTCGTCATGACGAGTTTGTCGCCAAAATCGCTGACTGCAATGTGGAGGGGTTGGCGGCGGCGTTGAAGCGGCTTAGTTTTTGTGCGCAACCAAAAGTGTACCTGTATTGGAGCCAAAAAGACGCTTAA
- a CDS encoding terminase family protein: MAQFQREIKQIKEDAAKKRKIQVPPDPTVFCQETLGFTPTAYQAKLIEQFQTNQFVAARWARQSGKSHTLSALLLHYALTNAGSNIAIVGPSWRQTKLIIKTINGFLPKLPKGTYKKPQKTAVALANGSNIEAYPNNPETIRGPKLHIVYADEFNFIPNDEELYDAMLFTLGTTNGKFICTSTPWRSDSIFYKIFHDSTFDDYAKSHVTFEQALEPNGPLKPQILNRIRRQLEGDPSRWRREMEAQWAENENAWLSQALITQSIDHTLDYSPFGAELDGDFYAGLDLGKHQDPSVLAIIKADPQHLRLIHIHRFPLETPYASIIGYVKTISDRWQTIHQILVDQTGVGEYITEDMTNTGLDNTQGVTFTAQSKQEMAQHLKQALTEKRLLIPYDSELIAELNVEQFELTKDGKISLRHPQGTHDDRFWALALAAYAARSRTAAPKFWVIKKAFQKSGMQGLRQRLQTHPQGGANR, encoded by the coding sequence ATGGCGCAGTTTCAGCGGGAAATCAAACAAATAAAAGAGGACGCCGCCAAAAAACGAAAAATCCAAGTTCCCCCCGACCCAACGGTGTTCTGCCAAGAAACCCTCGGCTTCACCCCCACCGCGTATCAGGCTAAACTCATCGAACAATTCCAAACCAACCAATTCGTCGCCGCACGCTGGGCACGCCAAAGCGGGAAAAGCCACACCCTAAGCGCCCTACTCCTCCACTACGCCCTCACCAACGCAGGCAGCAACATAGCCATCGTAGGCCCCAGCTGGCGCCAAACCAAACTCATAATCAAAACCATAAACGGCTTCTTACCCAAACTCCCCAAAGGCACCTACAAAAAACCCCAAAAAACCGCCGTAGCACTCGCCAACGGCAGCAACATCGAAGCATACCCCAACAACCCCGAAACCATCCGTGGCCCCAAACTCCACATAGTCTATGCTGATGAATTCAACTTCATCCCCAATGACGAAGAACTCTACGACGCCATGCTCTTCACGTTGGGCACCACCAACGGCAAATTCATCTGCACCAGCACACCATGGCGGTCCGATAGCATTTTCTACAAAATATTCCATGACTCAACCTTTGACGATTACGCCAAAAGCCACGTAACTTTTGAGCAGGCGCTCGAACCCAACGGACCCCTCAAACCCCAAATCCTCAACCGCATCCGACGCCAACTCGAAGGTGACCCCAGCCGATGGCGCCGCGAAATGGAAGCCCAATGGGCAGAAAACGAAAATGCTTGGCTTAGTCAAGCACTTATCACACAATCCATCGATCATACGCTTGATTATTCACCTTTTGGGGCAGAATTAGACGGCGACTTCTACGCTGGACTCGACTTAGGCAAGCATCAGGACCCAAGCGTACTCGCCATAATCAAAGCAGACCCCCAACACCTGCGACTAATCCACATCCACCGTTTCCCCCTCGAAACCCCTTACGCCAGCATCATCGGCTACGTCAAAACCATAAGCGACCGATGGCAAACCATCCATCAAATCCTCGTTGACCAAACAGGCGTCGGCGAATACATAACCGAAGACATGACCAACACCGGTCTTGACAACACCCAAGGCGTCACCTTCACCGCCCAATCCAAACAGGAGATGGCGCAGCATCTAAAACAAGCCCTAACCGAAAAACGACTACTAATTCCCTACGATAGTGAACTCATCGCGGAACTAAACGTAGAGCAGTTTGAGTTGACAAAAGACGGTAAAATCAGCCTAAGACATCCTCAGGGTACACATGATGACCGTTTCTGGGCGCTTGCGTTGGCAGCGTATGCAGCAAGAAGTCGGACGGCGGCACCGAAATTCTGGGTCATCAAAAAAGCATTCCAGAAAAGTGGCATGCAGGGTCTAAGGCAACGGCTCCAAACCCACCCCCAAGGAGGCGCAAATCGTTGA
- a CDS encoding ATP-binding protein, producing the protein MSSSDSEIQQTPLQTVPASFLVLNPTPIIEADFKGNLLFTNPAARNYFPGLDGAGNVFELFPDWRQLVAIFLDEAKRSVQREMQVGGNWFLEQIFRVPNDQRIRAYLVPINDLKRAQQALERERNLLQAIMDGTKNCHLVYLDRDFNFVRVNAAYAKTCGFATPQEMIGKNHFDLYPQEDNEILFRRVRDTGVAIEVKDKPFVFRDQPERGVTYWDWGLEPLKNEKGEVEGLVFSLVETTERKRIQMKLEENACLLEEYANQMEALAEERAKQLANAERLAAIGQTAGMVGHDIRNPLQAIAGELYLAKEELASMPESVPRKNLQENLANIEQNLYYIDKIVADLQDFTKPLKPFKEKITIEKAIEEALLIVTIPNNLQISITVVDCPKFYADLSMLKRILINLIQNAVQAMPKGGDLKIRAKCDDKQAYVSVQDTGEGIPLDIKDKLFTPLFTTKSKGQGFGLAVVKRLVDAQGGTINFESEPGKGTTFTVALPLQ; encoded by the coding sequence ATGTCTTCTAGTGATTCAGAAATCCAGCAGACCCCCCTGCAAACGGTGCCCGCCTCCTTTTTGGTGTTAAACCCTACCCCAATTATCGAAGCAGACTTTAAAGGCAACCTCCTATTCACAAACCCCGCCGCAAGGAACTATTTTCCGGGTCTGGATGGAGCAGGGAACGTTTTTGAGTTGTTTCCCGACTGGCGTCAGCTTGTAGCCATCTTTTTGGATGAGGCTAAGCGGAGTGTTCAGCGTGAGATGCAGGTTGGCGGGAACTGGTTTTTGGAGCAGATTTTTCGTGTTCCCAATGATCAGCGGATTCGTGCTTATTTAGTTCCGATTAATGATTTGAAGCGTGCTCAGCAGGCGCTTGAGCGCGAACGTAACCTTCTGCAAGCCATCATGGACGGAACCAAAAACTGTCACCTTGTCTATTTGGACCGCGACTTTAACTTTGTTCGCGTTAATGCGGCTTATGCTAAAACTTGTGGTTTTGCTACGCCTCAAGAGATGATTGGTAAAAACCACTTCGACCTCTACCCCCAAGAAGACAATGAGATCCTCTTTAGGAGAGTCCGTGACACCGGCGTCGCCATCGAAGTGAAGGATAAGCCTTTTGTTTTTCGTGACCAGCCGGAGCGGGGAGTGACCTATTGGGATTGGGGTCTAGAACCCCTCAAAAACGAGAAGGGCGAAGTGGAGGGGTTGGTGTTTTCTTTGGTAGAGACCACCGAGCGGAAGCGGATTCAGATGAAACTGGAGGAGAACGCGTGCCTGTTAGAGGAGTATGCGAATCAGATGGAGGCGCTTGCGGAGGAGCGGGCTAAGCAGCTGGCAAATGCGGAGCGGTTGGCTGCGATTGGGCAAACGGCGGGGATGGTGGGGCATGACATCCGTAATCCTTTGCAGGCTATTGCGGGTGAATTGTATTTGGCTAAGGAGGAGTTGGCTTCTATGCCTGAATCTGTCCCCCGTAAGAATCTTCAGGAGAATCTCGCTAACATAGAGCAGAACCTCTACTACATTGACAAAATCGTCGCGGACCTCCAAGACTTTACCAAACCCCTCAAACCTTTCAAAGAAAAAATCACCATAGAAAAAGCCATAGAAGAAGCCCTGCTAATTGTCACCATACCCAACAATCTCCAAATATCCATAACCGTAGTCGACTGCCCCAAATTCTACGCCGACCTCTCCATGCTCAAACGCATACTCATAAACCTCATCCAAAACGCAGTTCAAGCCATGCCCAAAGGAGGCGACCTAAAAATCCGCGCCAAATGCGACGATAAACAAGCATACGTAAGCGTACAAGACACTGGCGAGGGAATTCCTCTGGATATTAAGGACAAACTTTTCACGCCGCTTTTCACAACCAAGTCAAAAGGACAAGGCTTTGGGTTGGCAGTGGTGAAGCGTCTTGTGGATGCGCAAGGGGGCACAATCAATTTTGAGAGCGAACCAGGCAAAGGCACCACCTTCACAGTTGCCTTGCCGCTCCAATAA
- a CDS encoding ATP-binding protein, with translation MIDETPTINRLVAQQKDCEFSLRYALKKQENNWKNCFILFKLIKKGSRTAVDWDYGNYLFGEQFLETREALEIISNFYKSQKLRIPDVFEFNLCPSHEQLKFLGSKQKYGLHRAEWPMFHCDFMVIPEEKGDSSGHSELLRKNLPYYPDVTYGILNFFGLPVDFFNSYGAVNVQICDYRARIVSLRLSFSKVNLVVETPELKPENMVIKAFAIKDKVNKILPDVYATKGHADFDIGCSPDNLHLAFLSKPDNAKIDGKEIGTWRADGDDSITIERPNEELLFLAQKGEDQHLEYKEHASDQSKKNDLIETVVAYSNSEGGLILIGISDTGAIVGCNHKPEDLTKIIHDCCDPPPQGLKVEQKILSSFNVILIDVPPGSNGPYQSKRDKNFYVRHNATDMKIERSELLDLLERRKDSTSDLPEYC, from the coding sequence ATGATTGACGAAACACCGACAATCAATCGGTTAGTAGCGCAACAAAAGGATTGCGAGTTTTCGCTAAGATATGCGCTTAAAAAACAAGAAAACAACTGGAAAAATTGTTTTATCCTTTTCAAGCTGATTAAAAAAGGTAGTAGAACCGCAGTAGATTGGGATTATGGAAATTACTTGTTTGGTGAACAGTTTTTAGAAACTCGAGAAGCGCTAGAAATTATCTCTAATTTTTATAAATCCCAAAAACTAAGAATCCCTGATGTTTTTGAATTTAACCTTTGTCCGTCACATGAGCAGCTTAAGTTTTTGGGAAGTAAACAAAAATATGGTCTGCACAGAGCTGAGTGGCCTATGTTTCATTGCGATTTTATGGTTATTCCAGAGGAAAAAGGCGATTCCTCTGGCCATTCAGAATTACTACGTAAAAATTTGCCCTATTACCCAGACGTTACATATGGGATACTTAATTTTTTTGGATTACCTGTTGATTTTTTTAATTCGTACGGGGCTGTAAATGTTCAAATTTGCGATTATCGCGCTCGTATTGTCTCTTTAAGACTCAGTTTTTCTAAAGTTAATTTGGTTGTCGAAACCCCTGAGCTCAAACCTGAAAATATGGTTATCAAGGCTTTTGCTATTAAGGACAAAGTGAATAAAATTCTGCCAGATGTCTACGCTACGAAAGGGCATGCTGACTTTGACATAGGATGTTCTCCTGACAATCTGCATTTGGCTTTTCTCTCAAAACCCGACAATGCGAAAATTGACGGCAAGGAAATTGGAACTTGGAGGGCCGATGGCGACGACAGTATTACTATTGAAAGGCCAAATGAAGAGTTATTATTTCTGGCGCAGAAAGGGGAGGACCAGCATTTGGAGTATAAGGAGCATGCCAGTGATCAATCAAAGAAGAATGATCTTATAGAAACAGTAGTGGCTTACTCGAATTCGGAAGGGGGTTTAATTTTAATTGGAATTTCAGATACTGGAGCCATCGTTGGATGCAACCATAAACCAGAGGACTTGACAAAAATTATTCATGATTGCTGCGATCCGCCACCTCAAGGATTAAAGGTTGAGCAGAAAATACTCAGTTCATTCAATGTTATTCTCATAGACGTTCCACCCGGCTCTAATGGACCGTATCAATCTAAGCGCGATAAAAACTTCTACGTGAGGCACAACGCAACGGATATGAAAATTGAACGTTCCGAATTATTGGATCTACTGGAAAGGAGGAAAGACTCCACTAGTGATTTGCCAGAATATTGCTAA
- a CDS encoding glycosyltransferase produces MTTRYDQQYTEPIIIDSTPKKPLTKENVIAILRYHHVVKTSSVEKSEVTLENIIPTLKRAKVNLPESFFKDLADECNLTFLSYTQVREIYQSEEASKLITVLPYPIINKYKIIPLKIRGKIIDLAVDNPLDRRVLVTVQYLFSAWKINLQVVSTKAIDWAIDNIYREIHRNSAMLDLYNRTPDQSAHKVLYPNQKYFIIGAIAAVAVAALINAVLTFAVLFATISVLYFVFNPIKIYISLRGFKGARSLTKVSKTEMKEVTDAELPVYTVLIPVFHESEMLARNLKNMYNINYPKNKLDIKVLMEESDEETINEAKRIGLFGSTEKMVEGIPPEEYTNFLELFDPVVVPAAKITTKPRACNYGLLRAKGELVVIYDAEDKPDPDQLRKAAIVFLQSPKELMCLQSKLNFYNADENVLTRWFSIEYANWYEFYLQGLDWIEAPIPLGGTSNHFRKESLDELGRWDPYNVTEDADIGIRLARRNLKTEMIDSYTYEEATTNVKSWIKQRSRWYKGHVQTYFVHMRHPRQLLKDLGTSKFLKLQFTFGTSVLIPIINPILWVITAAALLLPINLSWLTPGILQIICMLNLFVGNASYLLIYVIACAKLKHYRHIPYALIMPIYWALLSIASWRGLIQLIKNPFYWDKTSHGVSKTVAHK; encoded by the coding sequence ATGACCACACGATACGACCAACAATACACAGAACCCATCATAATCGACTCCACACCCAAAAAACCCCTAACCAAAGAAAACGTAATCGCCATCCTACGATACCACCACGTTGTCAAAACATCCTCCGTAGAAAAATCCGAAGTCACCCTCGAAAACATCATCCCCACCCTAAAAAGAGCCAAAGTAAACCTCCCCGAATCCTTCTTCAAAGACCTCGCAGACGAATGTAACTTAACTTTTCTTTCCTACACTCAAGTTAGAGAAATCTACCAAAGCGAAGAAGCCAGTAAACTAATAACCGTCCTACCCTATCCCATCATAAACAAATACAAAATTATCCCACTAAAAATACGCGGCAAGATAATCGACTTAGCCGTAGACAACCCTCTTGACCGTCGCGTCTTAGTCACGGTACAGTACCTCTTTAGCGCTTGGAAGATTAATCTGCAAGTGGTCTCCACCAAAGCCATTGACTGGGCAATCGACAACATCTACAGAGAAATCCATCGAAACTCTGCAATGCTGGACCTATACAACCGTACCCCCGACCAATCCGCCCACAAAGTTCTCTACCCAAACCAAAAATACTTCATCATAGGCGCCATAGCAGCGGTTGCCGTTGCCGCCCTGATTAATGCAGTTTTGACGTTTGCGGTGTTATTTGCCACTATTAGCGTTCTCTATTTTGTGTTTAACCCCATCAAAATCTACATTTCCCTACGAGGCTTCAAGGGCGCCCGTTCTCTAACTAAGGTCAGCAAAACCGAAATGAAAGAGGTCACCGATGCAGAATTACCCGTCTATACCGTGTTGATTCCTGTCTTTCATGAATCGGAAATGCTTGCTCGCAACCTCAAAAACATGTATAACATTAACTATCCCAAGAACAAATTAGACATCAAAGTCTTGATGGAAGAAAGTGACGAAGAGACCATCAATGAAGCCAAACGGATTGGGCTGTTTGGCTCCACCGAAAAAATGGTTGAAGGCATCCCGCCCGAAGAATACACGAATTTCTTAGAGCTCTTCGACCCAGTCGTGGTGCCCGCCGCCAAAATCACCACCAAACCCCGCGCCTGCAACTATGGGCTGCTCCGCGCAAAAGGCGAACTCGTCGTCATTTACGACGCCGAAGACAAACCCGACCCCGACCAGTTACGCAAAGCCGCCATTGTGTTCCTGCAATCACCCAAGGAACTCATGTGTTTACAGTCTAAACTTAACTTCTACAACGCCGACGAAAACGTCCTAACCCGATGGTTCTCCATCGAATACGCAAACTGGTACGAATTCTACTTGCAGGGGCTCGACTGGATAGAAGCACCCATCCCACTGGGAGGCACCAGTAACCACTTCCGTAAAGAAAGCCTCGATGAACTCGGCAGATGGGACCCCTACAACGTCACCGAAGACGCCGACATCGGCATCCGCTTAGCACGCAGAAACCTAAAAACCGAAATGATAGACTCCTACACCTACGAAGAAGCCACCACAAACGTGAAAAGCTGGATTAAGCAACGCTCACGATGGTACAAGGGACATGTGCAAACCTACTTTGTGCATATGCGCCACCCACGCCAACTGCTCAAAGATTTAGGTACCTCAAAATTCCTCAAACTCCAATTCACATTCGGCACAAGCGTGCTCATACCCATCATAAACCCAATCCTCTGGGTCATAACCGCCGCGGCTCTGCTCTTGCCAATCAATTTGTCATGGTTGACGCCGGGCATTTTGCAAATCATCTGTATGCTAAACCTATTTGTGGGCAACGCATCCTATTTGCTAATCTACGTGATAGCCTGTGCTAAACTCAAACATTACCGGCACATACCCTACGCGTTGATTATGCCGATTTATTGGGCGCTGCTAAGTATCGCCAGTTGGAGGGGACTCATTCAACTTATAAAGAACCCCTTCTATTGGGATAAGACAAGCCATGGCGTGTCTAAAACCGTGGCGCACAAGTAA
- a CDS encoding PAS domain-containing protein, which yields MVASAPDSLVTSKRRPRNHRTDSNAASPCAENEETKLLAMAEQVAHFGSWEWDITKPRAIWSAEMFRIFGLNPQSEGLTLEEFRSFIHPDDLEEVTRKMQTIFAKPQVNQKGELDYRIIRKDGSVRIIHSERQVKEVTKSGELKVVVGVDQDVTEQRIAQQESDENIKLLALAEAVAHFGSWELNLTQTRAIWSPGMFMIFGVDPQELSLSWEEYLSFLHPDSVESAKKNAQIMMNSPLNHREDFDYRIIRRDGSVRVLHAQRQVVEVNAEGKAKVVVGVDQDVTEQWQAEEALRRSEERFRAVAEAANIMVYETDIPTGKIKVLRGIEQLVGYKPEEIDITVDWVLNHMHPDDVQHVVETLKEATENPNIDKYVLEYRFRHKNGHYIVVKDTAKAVKDSKGKTVMFIGGVRDITQRTLDHQQLEQYSKHLEELVKERTKQLVEYERLAAIGQTAGMVGHDIRNPLQALTGEVYLIKTALNDLPGKEAKQEVNESLNSIEQNINYINKIVADLQDYSRKLTPEYQTVNLSDLIVEIFETVYLPADIKLSINIETLPAINLDPTFTRRALTNLINNAIQAMPNGGALKIGCYQQDSNVFISIADTGSGITDEVKSRLFTPMFTTKAKGQGLGLAVVKRLVEAQGGSISFESTLGQGTKFLIKLPTKQVGA from the coding sequence TTGGTTGCCTCGGCTCCTGATTCTTTGGTGACTTCTAAACGCAGACCACGCAATCATCGAACGGACAGCAACGCTGCGTCACCTTGCGCTGAAAATGAAGAGACAAAGCTCTTGGCGATGGCTGAACAGGTCGCGCATTTCGGCAGCTGGGAATGGGACATAACTAAACCCAGAGCGATTTGGTCTGCGGAGATGTTTCGGATTTTTGGACTAAACCCCCAATCTGAGGGGTTAACGTTAGAGGAATTTCGGAGTTTCATCCACCCTGACGACTTAGAAGAAGTCACCAGAAAAATGCAAACCATCTTTGCCAAACCACAAGTGAACCAGAAAGGAGAACTCGACTACCGCATAATCCGAAAAGACGGCTCAGTACGCATAATTCATTCTGAGCGGCAAGTAAAAGAAGTCACCAAGAGTGGCGAGCTGAAGGTTGTTGTGGGTGTCGACCAAGACGTAACTGAGCAAAGAATAGCCCAACAAGAATCTGATGAAAACATAAAGCTTCTTGCGCTAGCAGAGGCGGTGGCGCATTTTGGCAGCTGGGAACTTAACCTAACCCAGACTAGGGCTATTTGGTCGCCAGGGATGTTTATGATTTTTGGAGTGGACCCTCAAGAGCTTAGCCTCAGCTGGGAAGAGTACCTTAGCTTTCTGCACCCTGACAGTGTAGAGTCCGCCAAGAAAAACGCACAGATTATGATGAATTCGCCGCTTAACCACCGCGAAGATTTTGATTACCGCATCATACGCCGAGATGGCTCCGTTCGGGTGTTGCATGCTCAGCGTCAAGTCGTAGAAGTAAACGCAGAGGGCAAAGCCAAAGTCGTCGTCGGCGTCGACCAAGACGTAACCGAACAGTGGCAAGCAGAAGAAGCGCTGCGCAGAAGCGAGGAACGTTTTCGGGCAGTGGCAGAAGCAGCTAACATTATGGTTTACGAAACGGACATTCCAACGGGCAAAATCAAAGTTCTAAGAGGCATCGAGCAACTCGTAGGGTACAAACCAGAAGAAATCGACATCACTGTTGATTGGGTGTTAAACCACATGCACCCCGATGACGTCCAACATGTAGTGGAAACCCTAAAAGAAGCAACAGAGAACCCCAACATCGACAAATACGTTTTGGAATACCGGTTTCGACACAAAAACGGCCACTACATTGTTGTCAAAGACACCGCCAAAGCCGTCAAAGACAGCAAAGGAAAAACCGTGATGTTCATCGGCGGAGTCCGCGACATTACCCAGCGGACCCTAGACCACCAACAGCTAGAGCAATACAGCAAACACCTCGAAGAACTCGTAAAAGAACGCACCAAGCAACTCGTTGAGTATGAACGTTTAGCCGCCATCGGCCAAACCGCAGGCATGGTGGGGCATGACATCCGCAATCCGCTGCAGGCGTTGACTGGCGAAGTGTACCTCATAAAAACCGCCCTAAACGACCTCCCCGGAAAAGAAGCCAAACAGGAAGTAAACGAGAGCCTAAACAGCATCGAACAGAACATAAATTACATTAACAAAATCGTCGCCGACCTGCAAGATTACTCCCGAAAACTCACGCCTGAATACCAAACAGTGAACCTATCGGATTTGATTGTGGAGATATTTGAAACCGTCTATCTGCCCGCCGACATCAAACTCAGCATCAACATCGAAACCCTACCAGCCATAAACCTTGACCCCACCTTCACCCGACGAGCCCTAACCAACCTCATCAACAACGCCATCCAAGCCATGCCAAACGGCGGCGCCCTCAAAATCGGATGCTACCAACAAGACAGCAACGTCTTCATCTCCATAGCTGACACAGGCTCGGGCATCACAGATGAAGTAAAAAGCAGACTCTTCACGCCCATGTTCACCACCAAAGCCAAGGGGCAAGGCTTAGGGTTAGCGGTGGTTAAGCGGCTCGTGGAGGCGCAGGGCGGCAGCATCAGTTTTGAGAGCACCCTTGGGCAGGGCACAAAGTTTTTGATAAAACTGCCCACCAAGCAGGTTGGGGCTTGA
- a CDS encoding CopG family ribbon-helix-helix protein: MTVISITLPPELLHKFQTFIDNKGYYSRSEAFRDAIRGLLAESELAQIQTEKVAATIMVTCDYERKDVDLKMSELRHEFDDVVIENVHRHIGEKYCLEIFIAQGSNSRIATLINRLRGMHGIQQVKSLFMLL, translated from the coding sequence ATGACCGTAATCAGCATAACCCTACCCCCCGAGTTACTCCACAAATTCCAAACCTTCATAGACAACAAAGGCTACTACAGCCGCTCCGAAGCTTTCCGAGATGCCATTCGCGGTTTGCTCGCTGAATCTGAACTCGCCCAAATCCAAACCGAAAAGGTAGCCGCCACCATCATGGTCACCTGCGACTACGAACGCAAAGACGTCGACCTAAAAATGAGTGAATTACGCCACGAATTTGATGACGTTGTTATTGAGAATGTGCACCGCCACATTGGCGAAAAATACTGTCTCGAAATCTTCATAGCGCAAGGCAGCAACAGCCGCATCGCAACTTTGATAAATCGGCTCCGCGGGATGCATGGGATCCAACAGGTAAAATCCCTCTTCATGCTGCTCTAA
- a CDS encoding trypsin-like peptidase domain-containing protein: METTQPPTEKAKPRNVFPAVIVAVLLTVSLVGAAGIYSLNEQVSSLQSQIASLQSTVQTSQYSGDVTTVASETSLSNLYDAVENSVVTIECTIVQYSNMPWMRQTSTTSSAQGSGFVYQYNGEMVIITNNHVIEDASTITVTFADGNSYTATLLGADASTDIAVLKADAPTSEYYPLDIISSDTLSVGDAVVALGSPYGLTGTMTSGIISALDRTITVTETSGSYEMTGLIQTSAPINSGNSGGPLMTYNGKVIGITTAIVSNSDGLGFAVPSDTILSVVQDILA; this comes from the coding sequence ATGGAAACAACTCAACCTCCCACCGAGAAAGCAAAGCCCAGAAACGTATTCCCCGCAGTCATCGTCGCAGTGCTACTAACAGTAAGCCTAGTCGGCGCAGCAGGCATCTACAGCCTCAACGAACAAGTCTCTTCACTTCAAAGTCAAATCGCCAGTTTACAGTCCACCGTGCAGACCAGCCAGTACAGCGGCGACGTAACCACCGTCGCATCAGAAACCTCACTCTCGAACCTCTATGACGCCGTAGAAAACTCTGTAGTCACAATCGAATGCACCATCGTCCAATACTCAAACATGCCTTGGATGCGACAAACATCAACCACATCTTCAGCGCAGGGCTCGGGATTTGTCTACCAATACAACGGCGAAATGGTCATCATAACCAACAACCACGTCATCGAAGACGCATCCACCATAACCGTAACCTTCGCAGACGGAAACAGCTACACCGCCACACTACTGGGAGCCGACGCATCCACCGACATCGCAGTGCTAAAAGCAGACGCCCCGACCAGCGAGTACTACCCCCTCGACATCATATCATCCGATACGCTTAGTGTAGGCGACGCAGTCGTAGCCTTAGGCAGCCCATATGGATTAACTGGAACCATGACCAGCGGCATCATCAGCGCACTTGACCGAACCATAACCGTCACCGAAACAAGCGGCAGCTACGAAATGACAGGACTCATACAGACCAGCGCACCCATCAACTCAGGCAACAGCGGCGGACCTCTCATGACCTACAACGGAAAAGTAATCGGCATAACCACAGCAATCGTTAGCAACTCAGACGGCTTAGGCTTCGCAGTACCCTCAGACACCATCCTTAGCGTAGTACAAGACATACTCGCATAA